A window of the Acidimicrobiales bacterium genome harbors these coding sequences:
- a CDS encoding succinate dehydrogenase cytochrome b subunit, which produces MATPTLDPTSRPGSSRGSIPLRKKARELPFPLNMYQTAVGKKWVMAATGLMLYGFVLFHMIGNLKMYLGKVEHNGAMEYDIDIYGHFLRELLVPILPHGYTLWLLRIGLIVAGILHVMSAYHLTRMNMASSSPYQSKQDFIAANFASRTMRVSGIVVGAYILFHLADLTWGLIPGYDWEYGHVYENIVGSLSNPIVALIYIVANILLAAHLYHGLWSMFQSLGLSNPRWNNLRRGIATGLSLIILIGNVSFPIAVLSGIVDVN; this is translated from the coding sequence GTGGCCACGCCGACCCTCGATCCAACGTCACGACCAGGTTCGTCCAGGGGTTCGATCCCGCTTCGCAAGAAGGCCCGGGAGCTCCCCTTCCCGCTCAACATGTACCAAACGGCGGTCGGCAAGAAGTGGGTGATGGCCGCCACCGGACTCATGCTCTACGGCTTCGTGTTGTTCCACATGATCGGCAACCTGAAGATGTACCTCGGCAAGGTCGAGCACAACGGAGCGATGGAGTACGACATCGACATCTACGGCCACTTCCTCCGTGAGCTGCTCGTGCCGATCCTCCCCCACGGCTACACCCTGTGGCTGCTCCGTATCGGCCTCATCGTCGCCGGCATCCTCCACGTCATGTCGGCCTATCACCTCACCCGGATGAACATGGCGTCCAGCTCGCCGTACCAGTCCAAGCAGGACTTCATTGCCGCCAACTTCGCCTCGCGCACCATGCGAGTGAGCGGCATCGTGGTCGGCGCCTACATCCTCTTCCACCTCGCCGATCTCACCTGGGGTCTGATCCCCGGCTACGACTGGGAGTACGGCCACGTCTACGAGAACATCGTCGGTTCGCTGTCCAACCCGATCGTGGCGCTGATCTACATCGTCGCCAACATCTTGCTGGCGGCGCACCTCTACCACGGGCTCTGGAGCATGTTCCAGAGCCTCGGGCTCAGCAACCCCCGGTGGAACAACCTCCGACGCGGCATCGCCACGGGCCTTTCGCTCATCATCTTGATCGGCAACGTGAGCTTCCCGATCGCAGTCCTGTCCGGCATCGTCGACGTCAACTAG
- a CDS encoding sigma 54-interacting transcriptional regulator: MANHPDVSTLAELLESGWVSRSVKEEIRQNTLARMAAGDDLFPGVQGYEHTVIPQLEHAILAGHDIVFLGERGQAKTRMIRSLTNLLDEWMPIVAGSEINDDPTNPVSRYAMDLIASEGDDTPIAWVHRSDRFGEKLATPDTSIADLIGEVDPIKVAEGRYLSDELTLHYGLVPRTNRGVFAINELPDLAERIQVGLLNVLEERDVQVRGYKVRLPIDVMLVASANPEDYTNRGRMITPLKDRFGAQIRTHYPLDINTEVEIALQEANLPDDGPAVFIPDFMAELIATFTHAARGSGHINQASGVSVRLTVSNLETLAAAAVRRSLRMGEAGLDSGTVVPRVSDLDALIASTAGKIEIEALDEGRDGEVIDHLMRSAIVELFKRRLSGEGIRQVADAFEGDIVASSGDDVPIGDYVDLMAKVPALAVPAAELLGDQADQLDDAGRAAANASAIELILEGMHLSKRLNKDAIGTRSAYRSRM, from the coding sequence GTGGCTAACCATCCTGATGTATCGACGCTGGCCGAGCTCCTCGAGTCCGGCTGGGTCTCTCGCTCGGTGAAGGAAGAGATCCGGCAGAACACCCTCGCCCGCATGGCAGCCGGCGACGACCTGTTCCCCGGTGTGCAGGGCTACGAGCACACGGTCATTCCCCAGCTGGAACACGCAATCCTGGCCGGACACGACATCGTGTTCCTGGGTGAGCGCGGGCAGGCGAAGACCAGGATGATCCGCTCGCTCACCAACCTGCTCGATGAGTGGATGCCGATCGTCGCCGGATCCGAGATCAACGACGACCCGACGAATCCTGTGTCGCGCTACGCGATGGACCTCATCGCCTCCGAGGGCGACGACACTCCGATCGCGTGGGTGCATCGTTCCGACCGTTTCGGCGAGAAGTTGGCAACACCCGACACCTCGATCGCCGACCTGATCGGTGAGGTCGACCCCATCAAGGTGGCCGAGGGTCGGTACCTGTCCGACGAGCTCACGCTCCACTACGGCCTCGTCCCGAGAACCAACCGGGGCGTGTTCGCCATCAACGAACTCCCCGACCTCGCCGAGCGCATCCAGGTCGGTTTGCTGAACGTGCTCGAGGAGCGCGATGTGCAGGTCCGCGGCTACAAGGTGCGGCTGCCGATCGATGTCATGCTCGTCGCCTCGGCCAACCCCGAGGACTACACCAACCGCGGCCGCATGATCACCCCGCTGAAGGACCGCTTCGGCGCCCAGATCCGCACCCACTATCCCCTCGACATCAACACCGAGGTCGAGATCGCCCTGCAGGAAGCGAACCTGCCCGACGACGGTCCGGCGGTCTTCATTCCGGACTTCATGGCCGAACTCATCGCCACCTTCACCCACGCCGCTCGGGGCAGCGGCCACATCAACCAGGCGTCGGGTGTCTCGGTGCGGCTCACGGTGTCGAACCTCGAAACCCTGGCAGCAGCGGCCGTTCGCCGTTCGCTCCGCATGGGCGAGGCCGGTCTCGACTCCGGCACCGTGGTGCCACGGGTCAGCGACCTCGATGCGTTGATCGCGTCGACGGCAGGCAAGATCGAGATCGAGGCCCTCGACGAAGGCCGCGACGGCGAGGTCATCGATCACCTGATGCGCTCCGCGATCGTCGAGCTGTTCAAGCGCCGCCTGTCCGGTGAGGGCATTCGTCAGGTCGCCGATGCGTTCGAGGGCGACATCGTTGCGTCGTCGGGCGACGACGTACCGATCGGCGACTACGTCGACCTCATGGCCAAGGTTCCGGCGCTGGCCGTGCCGGCGGCCGAGCTGCTCGGCGATCAGGCCGACCAGCTCGACGATGCGGGCAGAGCCGCGGCCAA